A genomic region of Platichthys flesus chromosome 4, fPlaFle2.1, whole genome shotgun sequence contains the following coding sequences:
- the LOC133951812 gene encoding extracellular calcium-sensing receptor-like, which yields MRAVIDTCLLFQMLMCSGFSSIESSPLSSSSCRLQGQFHLNGMHKTGDVVLGGLFAAHFFSAYPDLSYTSAPRQPTCYGFDVIGFRQAQTMVFAIDEINRNSNLLPNVTLGYSLYDNCRSLDIGFSAAMFLANGQEELVTLHDTCVGTPPVLGVVGDSSSRRSIAISTVLGLFRVPMVSYFATCSCLSDRQRFPTFFRTIPSDAFQVRAMIQLLKRFGWTWAGLLISDDDYGVHAARSFQSDLGPSGGGCLAYMEILPWGDDRAELSRIVNVMKKSTARVVIVFAHESHMINLMEEVVRQNVTGLQWMASEAWTSAAVLHTPRLMPYLGGTLGIAIRRGEIPGLRDFLLTIRPDLYHNNSYGNSLVNQFWEHTFQCRLAPPPSGWVEAGGALCTGQEDLETVETEFMDVSNLRPEYNVYKAVYALAYALRDMLQCEPGRGPFTGHSCGDLHSLELWQLVYYLEGINFTTPFGDEVSFDENGDILPIYDIMNWQWLPDGGTKVHLVGEVKKSATKGEVLTLQDEKIFWNFESKQPPRSVCSESCTPGTRMAHKKGKALCCFDCIPCSEGEISNKTDSMECSSCPEDFWSSPQNDRCVPKKTEFLSYHEPLGICLTTTSLLGTFICVVVLGIFIHHRRTPLVRANNSELSFQLLLSLKLCFLCSLLFIGRPRAWTCQLRHAAFGISFVLCVSCILVKTMVVLAVFKASKPGGGATLKWFGSVQQRVTVLVLTSVQAAICTAWLVSASPAPHKNTQYHNDKIVYECVVGSTIGFAVLLGYIGFLAVISFLLAFLARNLPDSFNEAKLITFSMLIFCAVWVAFVPAYISSPGIYADAVEVFAILASSFGLLGALFGPKCYIILLRPERNTKKAIMSRGIES from the exons ATGAGGGCAGTTATAGACACTTGCTTGCTCTTTCAAATGTTGATGTGTTCCGGCTTTTCCTCAATCGAGTCGtcccctctttcttcctcctcctgcagattaCAGGGACAGTTTCATCTAAACGGGATGCACAAGACTGGAGATGTGGTCCTGGGTGGGCTGTTTGCAGCCCACTTTTTCTCTGCCTATCCAGACCTGTCATATACATCGGCGCCACGTCAGCCGACCTGCTACGG ttTTGATGTGATAGGATTCAGACAGGCCCAGACCATGGTCTTCGCTATTGATGAGATCAACAGAAACTCCAACCTGCTGCCCAATGTGACTCTGGGATACAGTCTGTACGATAACTGCCGCAGTCTAGACATCGGATTCAGTGCAGCAATGTTTTTAGCCAATGGTCAAGAGGAGCTAGTGACTTTACATGACACATGTGTGGGAACCCCTCCTGTCCTGGGGGTCGTTGGCGATTCTTCCTCCAGACGTTCTATTGCAATCTCCACTGTCTTAGGTTTATTCAGGGTGCCTATG GTGAGTTATTTTGCAACATGTTCCTGTCTGAGTGACCGGCAAAGGTTTCCTACGTTCTTTAGGACGATCCCGAGTGATGCTTTCCAG GTTCGTGCTATGATTCAGCTTCTAAAACGCTTCGGCTGGACGTGGGCAGGTCTGCTCATCAGCGACGATGATTACGGGGTCCACGCCGCCCGATCCTTCCAGTCTGACCTGGGTCCGTCTGGTGGAGGTTGTCTGGCCTACATGGAGATTCTGCCCTGGGGCGACGACCGAGCTGAGCTGAGTAGGATTGTGAACGTGATGAAGAAATCCACAGCTCGTGTGGTCATCGTGTTCGCACATGAGAGTCACATGATTAACCTCATGGAAGAG GTGGTGAGGCAGAATGTGACAGGCCTGCAGTGGATGGCCAGTGAAGCCTGGACATCGGCTGCTGTGCTCCACACCCCCCGCCTCATGCCCTACCTGGGTGGAACACTTGGCATCGCCATCCGTCGGGGAGAAATACCAGGACTCAGGGATTTTCTGTTAACAATACGTCCTGATCTTTACCACAACAACAGCTACGGCAATAGCCTG GTAAATCAGTTTTGGGAACACACATTTCAGTGTAGATTAGCGCCACCCCCGTCAGGTTGGGTGGAGGCTGGAGGAGCGTTGTGCACCGGGCAGGAAGATCTGGAGACTGTGGAGACTGAGTTTATGGACGTTTCAAACCTCAGGCCAGAGTACAACGTGTACAAGGCTGTGTACGCTCTGGCTTACGCCCTGCGTGACATGCTGCAGTGTGAGCCGGGGAGAGGACCTTTCACAGGGCACAGCTGTGGGGACTTACACAGCCTGGAGCTGTGGCAG CTTGTTTATTACTTGGAAGGCATCAACTTCACTACACCGTTTGGGGATGAGGTGTCATTTGATGAGAATGGAGACATCTTACCGATCTATGACATCATGAACTGGCAGTGGCTCCCTGATGGAGGAACTAAAGTTCACCTTGTGGGTGAGGTTAAGAAATCAGCCACTAAAGGTGAAGTACTCACACTTCAGGACGAGAAGATCTTCTGGAACTTTGAATCCAAACAG CCTCCTCGGTCAGTGTGCAGTGAGAGCTGTACTCCAGGCACCCGCATGGCGCACAAAAAGGGGAaagctctgtgttgttttgactGCATCCCCTGTTCTGAAGGGGAAATCAGCAATAAAACTG ACTCCATGGAGTGCAGCAGCTGTCCAGAGGATTTCTGGTCGAGCCCCCAGAATGACCGCTGCGTTCCAAAGAAAACAGAGTTCCTCTCCTACCATGAGCCTCTAGGTATCTGCCTGACCACCACCTCCCTGCTGGGCACGTTTATCTGTGTTGTCGTCCTGGGCATCTTCATCCATCACCGCAGGACACCTTTAGTTAGAGCCAACAATTCAGAACTCAGCTTCCAGCTCCTGCTCTCACTGAAGTTATGTTTCCTTTGCTCTTTGCTGTTCATCGGACGACCCAGAGCATGGACGTGCCAGCTGAGACATGCAGCGTTTGGCATCAgctttgtgctttgtgtgtcGTGTATCCTGGTTAAAACCATGGTGGTGCTGGCGGTGTTCAAGGCCTCCAAGCCAGGAGGGGGAGCAACTCTGAAGTGGTTTGGCTCTGTGCAGCAGCGAGTGACAGTTCTGGTTCTTACTTCTGTTCAAGCAGCGATCTGCACTGCCTGGCTTGTGTCTGCCTCACCAGCTCCACATAAAAACACCCAGTACCACAATGACAAGATAGTGTATGAGTGTGTAGTCGGCTCCACGATCGGCTTTGCAGTGTTGCTTGGCTACATTGGATTTTTGGCTGTAATCAGCTTCCTGTTAGCTTTTCTGGCGAGGAATCTTCCCGACAGTTTCAACGAGGCCAAACTCATCACATTCAGCATGTTGATCTTCTGCGCAGTGTGGGTGGCCTTCGTCCCCGCTTATATCAGCTCACCAGGCATATACGCAGATGCAGTGGAGGTATTTGCCATCCTGGCCTCTAGTTTTGGCCTCTTAGGGGCGCTGTTTGGACCCAAATGTTACATCATCCTATTGAGACCAGAGCGGAACACAAAGAAAGCCATCATGAGTCGAGGAATTGAGTCAtga